A region of the Cannabis sativa cultivar Pink pepper isolate KNU-18-1 chromosome 3, ASM2916894v1, whole genome shotgun sequence genome:
GTTATCAACGCTCTTAATAGGGAGGTTTCCCGTTGGGAGATTGAGAACTATGTCTCTTTTTGTTTCAAATCCTCTCCTTCGTTTGTTAGTTGTATTTTTTCGAATATTAGTAGGAATTGTAATTTTGTGGCACATAATGTGGCTAAGTGGGCGTTTACCCACAAGAGGTTCGGTTGTATCCCGGAACACTTATTTCGTAATGACCGTGAAGtctaatttattttgattataatatatgtacgcttttcttcaaaaaaaaaaagatgactTTGTAAATGATTCAGACCAAGGTACAGGCTTACTTGTACAAATATGCGGCAATTCCCAGTATTATACACAGCAAAATAATGTCGATACAGAAATTCCGGCTGGACCGTAGCTGGGATTAGGAACAGAGAAGTCATCTTAGATGTGACATGAGAGAAACCTATAGTTGGAAAATTTACTAGATGTAAGAATCTGCTGCTTCATACCTGGTTGACAGTGTGCTTAAGTCTCACATTTGTATGCTTAAGATCAGATGTAGCCTTGTCCGCCTGTAAACACGTAAGAAGCATTAGGTGATATCTACTAAATTAGTACGTCTATCTCCAACAGAGCTTATGGAAAAATTGAATGTGGATGACACTATATCGCACCTTTTCGTCGATCTCATCCATCAAAGGAACTTGCTTATCAAGCTCCTGTTCATCCCATAAAGAATAATTAATGAGTTCAAATGTGGAATATGTAATGAGTAAGAAGAAAACAAACGCAGAGACAACTAACCTCATTCATATCGTGAGCCATGTTTTTCAACGTATCTAAACCTTCTGAGATCATATCCAAACCTTGGTCCTGTAGGAATGTCAAAAAAGAGCATAAAAAACCAAAGAATGCccaaaaagaaaatatcatGCATCTAAATTGTAATCAAACTTTCTTAAGATACAAACACAGTGATCCTATTTGACCTGTCTTGTCCTCCGCATTTCATACTCTTCCCTGAATTGACTCGACTCCTCACTCTGCTGGAAGTATTCATCATCAAATCGACCCTCTGTCATAATTGTGAAACACATAAGCAAAGAAAAGTCATATAGCCCTGTGAAACTAGTACTGTTATTAGATACCAGTGCCCAACACCACCATGAAGTGGCGCCCTACAAATGGTCAGCAGTTTtgcataataattattaaattagtgATACGTGAATATACCAAAAGCGATATGACACCTCACCGTTGGTgacctttagcatttctcacgTGAAACACATAAGCAAAGTAATATCATCCATTTTATAACCAGTATCATCAATCAAAAAGATTACAATGCAAACAGATGACAGAGCTGATCATAAAACCTGAATCAAACTTGATTTCAGTACGAGAGGCTGATGACGCCCAGCCTCCAGTTTGTTTCTGGGGTGCTGGAGTCCCATCCGGTATAGCTTGGATCCTATCTGGCAATGCAAGGACCAAATCATTACGAGCGGCAAGCTCCTCAGTGGATAGTCCCTTAACCTGAAATAAATAGTATGGTTTTTACTCTATTCATCAACCAAAATTAGAAAATCTGCAGTATTGTAGTACATCAAACAAATGAAGTATACCGTTACAAACAAAGTACAAACTACACTAATTCATTTTCCCATGTACAATCACCCTATACCTAACTTCACAATATGAAACATCTTCCATAATTGTCCAGCAAGAGTTGAAATTTCACAAAAGACCAATAAATAATAAGATTAGAAGAGTAAGGATTGACCTTCTTAAAAGCTAATCTCTGCAATTTCGGTACTTCCTCGAGCAACCGAGCCTTAGTCCGACGAATTTCTGCATTCAAGGCCACTGCAGACGCCCTACTCTTCTCCTTCGCTGCAACCTCCGCTTTCTACAAAATCAACCACTTTAGATCAGTAGAACCCTAAAAAAGCCCTAAAAATTCCACCAATTAATGAAATCACCTATACTAACGAACTTGGTTTGAATTCCAGTGTccactttctttcttttttttgttttttatttcttcTGGGAAACAAACAGTGAACTCCAATTAAATGATTGATCCAAAGTGACTGAGAATACCTGAAGAGCAGCCTCGATATCATCTTCAACAACAGAGAAGAGACGAGCAAAGGCATCATCACCAGATACATTGAGATCCTTCTGCTTATCAATATCATATTTGTCGTACTTTTTGCAGATCACATCTACCCTAGTCAAGATATCGATCACAGTCATCTTCTTCTAAGGACTCTAAGAAAATCAGTGCTTTTCACATGCAAGTGGTTTACCAGCAAAGACTGTATCAAAGACAAATCAAACTATTAaccaaaatcttaaaagatTATAGAAAGTACGAAATATAAGAGCATCAATGCAACAAAAATTCTCCAAATTAAGCACGAAATTTCATATGGGTTTGCACTAAAATTCTTAGCCGTAATCAAATCAagcatttaaattataaaagaaaaaaaaaatcaaacccataaCCTAAAATTCCAAATAACTAATCGTTACTATGAAGATAGAAACAAATAACCTGAAAAAGGTGGTCAATGGGTCTCACGAATAGCCCTCTTAGATCTTGAACTTGATGGGATCTAAAAAGGAAAATCAAAATCaggaataaattatatataatatacatatataaaatggaGCTAAGAGAAATCCTTACGAACAAACAGAAGGAGAGATGATAGAGATGTTGGAATGGAGACGATATTGCTCCGACTAAGAAGGTAACCTCTTCCCTCTTACAATCCACAGCCTGTACTCTCACTTTTCTTCGttcaaattttttacttttaagtaattttttggttgatttttttattaatgtttcttagacattatttttgttaggggggttattattattattattatttttggctaAA
Encoded here:
- the LOC115708756 gene encoding syntaxin-71-like yields the protein MTVIDILTRVDVICKKYDKYDIDKQKDLNVSGDDAFARLFSVVEDDIEAALQKAEVAAKEKSRASAVALNAEIRRTKARLLEEVPKLQRLAFKKVKGLSTEELAARNDLVLALPDRIQAIPDGTPAPQKQTGGWASSASRTEIKFDSEGRFDDEYFQQSEESSQFREEYEMRRTRQDQGLDMISEGLDTLKNMAHDMNEELDKQVPLMDEIDEKADKATSDLKHTNVRLKHTVNQLRSSRNFCIDIILLCIILGIAAYLYNALKK